The genomic interval CAAAGCTTAGTCACAACTTATACAAATCAAGTGCATTTGATGTGATTCACGTGCCCACTTACACCTAACCACCGCGGTCTAAATAGAGAGGGTCGTGGGCCCGCGGATTATATCACTCACAGGGTGAAGGATAACCGCAATTATCCTACCGGTATTTGAGCCGGAGAATAGTCTTGTTAAACCTGACTCATTTTCTCAATCAGGTCATCAGACTCGGGGCCAAAAGTTTGATCGATCATGCGGTAGAGCATCTGCTCTTCCTTCATATTGTGCTGCTGCATAATCATCATCAGGGTTTCAGAGAGTCCAAGGTAGCGCTCCCTATCCTTCTGCTCGACAGCTTGCGCCATATCGACAAATAATTGACGCATCTGCGTATGTTCCATACGCATCATTTGGGTAGGCCCCATTGTCTGCCCAACGCGCTCTTCAAAACTTGGGAACAAAACGCCCTCTTCCATAGAGAAGTGGTGTTCTGTGCTGTCCCTGAAAGCGACAAAGCTCGCCGCCCCTTGATCCCAATTCCCCTTATCTATCAGCCCTTCAGCCTCAGCAAAACTCTCATCACATCTGCGATGATCAGCCGACATATTCTCTGCAATAGTTGTCATACCTAGTTACCAAAAGCGGGGCAGTATCCCCTTAATCTTTATCTCGCGATTTTTTCTTCGTGCCATCAAAGTATTCAATAAAGCCACGCTAGAGGTGGGGGCGGTTAGTATCATTTCAATAGGGTGGCTGTCTCATTGACCCTCATCAAATCCAATACACGAAATTCCATTCTGGCAAAGCTTGACTTAAGTCAATGTGTTTCAGCACTTGCACGGGCCTAATTTTGCTGCATTCAATAATTTATCCCACAAAAACAGGGAGGGTTCCAAATGGCCCAGGCCTTTACAAAAACCATGGCGCGTAACATCTTTTATGGTGGAACCGCATTTTTCTTCTTACTTTTTCTTGCCCTAACGTTCGATTCCATGGGTCAACTTCCCAACCGCGATAACCGTGCCGCCCTCGAGGGCGAGATGGGTCCTCAGATCGCTCTGGGTAAAATGCTCTGGGAAAAGAACAACTGCATCGGTTGTCATACCCTCCTCGGGGAAGGTGCGTACTTCGCACCTGAGCTGGGTAACGTCTACCAACGCTTCGGCAACTCCACAGAGGCGATCGTCGGCTTTATCAAGAGCCGTCCCGTCGATGGCATACCCGGTCGCCGCAGCATGCCCCAGTTCAACATGAGTGATGATGAGCTCAACGCCGTTGCCGAGTTCCTGAAATACGTTTCAGGGATCAACACTGCCGGCTGGCCGCCGAACAAAGCAGGTTAAGGGGAGACTATTAATATGAAATACCAATCACAATCGGTTGCAAAGCTCTACTTTATTGCAGCTATCGCCCTGTTTGCCGCTCAGATCCTCTTTGGTCTGATCATCGGCCTGCAGTATGTTGTCGGGGACTTCCTGTTTCCTGAGATTCCCTTCAATGTCGCCCGTATGGTTCACACCAACGCGCTGATCGTCTGGCTGTTGATGGCCTTTATGGGGGCCGCCTATTATCTGGTCCCTGAAGAGGCGGAGACTGAGCTGTTTGCCCCTTGGCTGGCGACGTTGATGTTCTGGATCTTCCTGGTGGCTGCAGGCCTGACCGTTGCCGGTTACCTGCTGGTCCCTTACGCCACACTGGCTGATCTGACCATGAACGAGCTGCTACCGACCATGGGTCGAGAGTTCCTCGAGCAGCCGACCATCACCAAGCTCGGTATCGTTATCGTTGCCCTGGCGTTCCTCTTCAACATCGGCATGACCATTCTTAAAGGTCGCAAGACCGTGGTCAATCTGGTGATGCTGATCGGTCTGGTAGGCTTGGCGGTGTTCTTCCTCTTCGCCTTCTACAACCCGACCAATGTGGTACTGGACAAGTACTTCTGGTGGTGGACCGTCCATCTATGGGTTGAGGGTGTCTGGGAGCTGATCCTCGGTTCGATTCTTGCCTTCGTACTGATCAAGGTGACCGGTGTTGACCGTGAAGTCATTGAAAAATGGCTCTACATCATCATCGCCATGACTCTGATCACCGGCATCATCGGTACCGGTCATCACTACTTCTGGATCGGTACCCCTGAGTACTGGCAGTGGTGGGGTTCAATCTTCTCCGCTATGGAGCCGATTCCGTTCTTCATGATGACGGTCTTTGCCTTCAACATGGTCAACAAGCGTCGTCGTGAGCATCCCAACAAGGCAGCGACCTTGTGGGCGCTCGGTACTGCGGTTATGGCTTTCCTCGGTGCCGGCGTGTGGGGCTTCCTGCACACCCTGGCCCCGGTGAACTTCTACACCCACGGTACCCAGATCACCGCCGCTCATGGTCATATGGCCTTCTACGGTGCTTATGTGATGATCAATCTGACGATCATCTCTTATGCTATGCCGCTGATGCGTGGTCGCAATGCGGCCAATTCGCCGAAGCAGCAGATGCTGGAGATGTGGGCGTTCTGGTTGATGACCATCTCTATGGTCTTTATCACTCTGTTCCTTACCGGCGCAGGCATTCTGCAGACCTATATGCAGCGTGTTGCTGAGGCACCCCAGATGTTTATGGCGGTGCAGGATCAGATCGCACTCTTCTACTGGTTGCGTGAGATCTCCGGCGTGGTCTTCCTGATCGGGTTGCTGCTCTATATCGCCAGCTTCTTTATCGGCCAGGATGAGCCTGAGGCGGTTGCCGCTGAATAACCGTAAGTAGACCCTGGGGGCTAATACCCCCTATATAAAGGCCGGCACTTTGTGCCGGCCTTTTTTTGTATTCTCAATCGACTGTAGGAGCGAACTTGTTAGTGATCGGCTCCGATGCACCCTCTTCGCGAACAAGTCCGCTCCTACAGCCAAATTCAGATGTACCTTGGATTGAGCTTGCCAATCCCGGGGGAGTGGTGGCAATACCTTCCTGGGTTTCGCAAGCTCAACCCAGGATAGTGGGCCATAGATTAGGCGCCTAAAACAGACAATAAAAAACGCCCTTTGCGGGCGTGTTTTATTGTAGAGAAAATCGGTTTTTGAATATCAGAAAATACCCTTTTTATTGAGAAAACCACTGTACTCCTTATCCGTTCCATTGATGTGATTTATCAACCAATCGGTAAGGTAGCGCGCTACACCTTCAAGCGCTTCATGACCCTGTTGAGCATAATCATCCAGGAAGCTCTCTACCTGTAGAGCCATTTCCCTGTGCTTCTCCTTGTGTGCCTCAATATCTGGATAGCCATGTTCCTCAAGTAACTCCTCTTCATGCTTAAAGTGGTACTTTGTATAAGAGACAAGCTCGTCAAGCGCCTTACTCTCAAACTCCTCGCCGGTATGGTAATCGTATGCAGTTTGAAACTGATTCAACAGCTGAATCAGTTTCTGATGATCTTCGTCAAGAGCGGCAATACCCACACTATAGGAGTCCTTCCACACAACTCCATCTTTCCTTAACACCTTTCGATAGATAAAAGGGATAGCCAGTACCAATGCCAGCAAAACCCAGGAAACGGGATTATCGAGGCCAAAGAGAAAGCTGAGCCCTACGACAACGACCAAAGTACCGATAACCAATGCCCACAACAGCGCGCCAAATTGTTTACTCATGGTAAAAAACATTCCGAATAATTACTCCAACAGCTTGAAAAAAATAAGCGACCTACCGGTAGAGAATCGCCGGGTTGCTCAACTCCAAAAACAGCCCCTACAGGCTTCATATCAATCATAGTGAATTTTTCAAAAACAGTGAATTAAATTAAATATTTTTACACTACTGTCCGGTAAAACTAGTGTCGCTACCTTATAATTGCCTGTAGGACAAAGTAAAAATAACAATTTAAGGGTGTCATCGATTTGAATCGTCCAGAAAACCCTCAAAATACCCATTTCTCAGGGATTTTGGGGATGTTTCCATGCATGTCGGCAAGCTCGTTTTTTCACAGATTATCGACCACCTGCCGATGCACACCTTTCGGCGATGTGTCACCCGCTACCATGGCAACCGTTACAAAAAATCTTTCTCTTGTCTCGATCAGTACCTCTGCATGGCTTTTGCGCAGCTGACTTATCGCGAAAGCTTGCGCGATATTGAGGCCTGTCTGCGAGCACAAAGGGACAAGCTGTACCATATGGGCATCCGTAGCAGTATATCCAGAAGCACTCTGGCGGATGCGAGCGAACGCCGAGATTGGCGTATCTTCGCAGACTTTGCCCATGCACTGATTCGCATAGCCCGACCACACTATATGCTGACGAAGATCTTGGTCTCGAACTCGACAATACAATCTACGCACTTGACGCATCCACCATCGACCTATGCTTGTCAGTCTTTCCGTGGGCATTGTTTCGTTCCACCAAGTCTGCCGTCAAACTCCACACCTTGCTGGATCTTCGGGGCAACATCCCGACCTTTATCCACATTTCTGACGGCAAGCTCCATGACGTCAACGTTCTCGATATCTTGCTACCCGAGCCTGGTGCCTTCTACATCATGGATCGCGGTTATGTGGATTTCGAACGACTCTTCGCTTTGCACATGGCAGGGAGTTTCTTTGTCATCCGCGCCAAATCCAATACAAAGTACAAACGCCGCTTCTCGCACCCGGCGGACAAATCTGGCGGAGTGCAGTGTGATCAGACCATCGTGCTGACCGGGGTCAATACGGCAACCGGCTACCCGCAGTCACTACGGCGTATCAAATACCATGATGCCAAAACTGGAAAAACTTTCAATTTCCTGACCAACAACTTTGCCATTCCAGCGCAGACAGTGGCTGATCTCTACCGGTACCGTTGGCAGGTTGAGTTGTTCTTCAAATGGATAAAGCAACATCTACGTATTAAATCGTTCTTTGGCACTTCGGAGAACGCAGTAAAAAGTCAGATCTGGATTGCCATCTCTGTGTACGTGCTCGTGGCCATTATCAAGAAACGGCTCAACATCGACGCAGATCTCTACACAATTCTACAGATCTTGAGCTTGACCTTATTCGAGAAAAGCTCATTATTTCATATGCTTACTGAATCAGAATTTATAAGCGATGATAGCGATATGCCTAACCAACTGAATCTATTTAATAATTTCCCCGGACACTAGTGATATTTTTAATAAAAACCGACCATACATGTCAGCACATACTATGCTACAAAACGGTAATCTGACATATATCAAATATAAAAAATACTAATAAACGCAGAACATCTCACACTCCATTAAATTATTAAATGATTCTTTATGGTTGCACTACATAGATGCAGTATGTGGTGATATTTACATAGATAAAAAAGTGCATCTGTAGGAGCGGATTTATTCGCGATCAGGCGACCGGGCATGTTCTTCGCGGACAAGCTCGCTCCTACACCCCGGTCCCGGATTATTGTGCACAGCCATTTATATATATAAAACACCCAGCCATGAATTGACCTCTTGACCAAAGTCAAAGATATTCAATCCCGGCTATTAGATGGTTACGCACGGGTTAATAAATCACCCGGAGGGGGGGCTAACCAAGCACCCTTGTCCTGCATAAGCTATCAATTTGGGGATTGATTAAATGAAGAAAACGAAATTCGGTCTATCCGCTCTCGGGCTGGCCATAGGTTTCGCGACATCAGGCATGTCTATGTCTGTCTCTGCCGCCGACCCTGTCCTGTCAGAAGCAGAGTTTGAAAAAGCGAAAACTATCTATTTCCAGCGTTGCGCAGGCTGCCATGGCACTCTCCGCAAAGGTGCAACGGGTAAGAGCCTTGAACCCAAGAGCACCAAGAAGCTTGGGCAAACACGTCTAGAGAAGATTATCACCTACGGTACAGAAGGTGGTATGAACAACTTCGACGACATCATGTCCAAAGACGAGATCAGCCTGATCTCAAAATACATCCAGCTTCCTGCTCCTATTCCACCAGAGATGTCTCTGGCACTGATGAAAGAGCGTTGGAAAACCTTTGTTGAGCCTAAAGACTACCCAACCAAGCCAATGCACGGCCGCAACTGGAAGAACTTCTTCCTGGTTATCGAGCGTGATGTCGGTAAGGTGGCTGTCGTCGATGGCGACAAGAAAGAAGTTGTTGCTCACATCTCTACCGGTTACGCAGTACACGTACTGAAAGCCGCTGAGCATCACAGCACCCTGCACGCTGAGAACCCCGGTCGCTTCTGGTACACCCA from Candidatus Sedimenticola sp. (ex Thyasira tokunagai) carries:
- a CDS encoding hemerythrin domain-containing protein, whose translation is MTTIAENMSADHRRCDESFAEAEGLIDKGNWDQGAASFVAFRDSTEHHFSMEEGVLFPSFEERVGQTMGPTQMMRMEHTQMRQLFVDMAQAVEQKDRERYLGLSETLMMIMQQHNMKEEQMLYRMIDQTFGPESDDLIEKMSQV
- a CDS encoding cytochrome c, which encodes MAQAFTKTMARNIFYGGTAFFFLLFLALTFDSMGQLPNRDNRAALEGEMGPQIALGKMLWEKNNCIGCHTLLGEGAYFAPELGNVYQRFGNSTEAIVGFIKSRPVDGIPGRRSMPQFNMSDDELNAVAEFLKYVSGINTAGWPPNKAG
- a CDS encoding cbb3-type cytochrome c oxidase subunit I, which encodes MKYQSQSVAKLYFIAAIALFAAQILFGLIIGLQYVVGDFLFPEIPFNVARMVHTNALIVWLLMAFMGAAYYLVPEEAETELFAPWLATLMFWIFLVAAGLTVAGYLLVPYATLADLTMNELLPTMGREFLEQPTITKLGIVIVALAFLFNIGMTILKGRKTVVNLVMLIGLVGLAVFFLFAFYNPTNVVLDKYFWWWTVHLWVEGVWELILGSILAFVLIKVTGVDREVIEKWLYIIIAMTLITGIIGTGHHYFWIGTPEYWQWWGSIFSAMEPIPFFMMTVFAFNMVNKRRREHPNKAATLWALGTAVMAFLGAGVWGFLHTLAPVNFYTHGTQITAAHGHMAFYGAYVMINLTIISYAMPLMRGRNAANSPKQQMLEMWAFWLMTISMVFITLFLTGAGILQTYMQRVAEAPQMFMAVQDQIALFYWLREISGVVFLIGLLLYIASFFIGQDEPEAVAAE
- a CDS encoding bacteriohemerythrin codes for the protein MSKQFGALLWALVIGTLVVVVGLSFLFGLDNPVSWVLLALVLAIPFIYRKVLRKDGVVWKDSYSVGIAALDEDHQKLIQLLNQFQTAYDYHTGEEFESKALDELVSYTKYHFKHEEELLEEHGYPDIEAHKEKHREMALQVESFLDDYAQQGHEALEGVARYLTDWLINHINGTDKEYSGFLNKKGIF